The proteins below come from a single Saccharopolyspora sp. SCSIO 74807 genomic window:
- a CDS encoding DUF5703 family protein, with translation MATEGEWHREGDWEYRPLRLPPGITRPSATTQLSIHAEFAGWELSRVLLYSDGTRKVWLRRRTTTPGVPGLLT, from the coding sequence GTGGCCACCGAAGGCGAATGGCACCGCGAAGGCGACTGGGAATACCGCCCGCTGCGCCTGCCGCCCGGGATCACCCGCCCGAGCGCGACCACCCAGCTGAGCATCCACGCCGAATTCGCCGGATGGGAACTGTCCCGCGTGCTGCTCTACTCCGACGGCACCCGCAAGGTCTGGCTGCGCCGCCGCACCACCACCCCCGGCGTGCCAGGCCTGCTGACCTGA